The DNA segment GGCGAACCTTGTCGATGATCTTTTTGACGAGCTGGAAAGCGGGGCGTTTGATGCATAAGGGGATGAATTTGACGAGGGGCAGACGGAAACACTTGTTGATGTCGTCCACGCGGCGCTGCATTCCTTCCTTCGTGATCTTTTTGCGGAACTGCGCTTTGACCGTTTCCAAAATCGCGGGGAAAGAAAGATCGCTCGCGCCTTTTTCCACGTTGATCCTTTCGAAGCAAACGAAATTCTGCAAAGTGTCCGAGGGGAAGAACCTGCGCAAATTGACGGGGACGAAGAGAGAAAGCGGCTTTTTGAGCGGCGCTTCGTAATCTTCGAGGATCGCCGTAACGTAGCAGGCGGCGATGTATTCGGTGATCGTCGATTCGGCTTCTTTCGCTTTGATTTTCAGGCGGGGAAGGTCGATCTCTTCGGAGATCAAGCGGGGAACGGGGGAGTAATTTCCCTTTTTTCCGAGCGCGATGACGCTTCTTCCGTTATAGCTTTTGATCGAGATCTTGCGAAGGGATTTCTTTTTCGCGTAGGTAATAAACGCGTCGGAAAGCGTGAGTCCTCTCGAAAGATCGGTTTTCTCTTTCGTTTCCGAGACGATCTCGGCGTATCTCGTCAAGAGGTCGGATAAAAAGAACGCGCCGATATTGCCGTCCGTGACCGCGTGAAAGACTTCGAGAACGACTTCGTTTTCCGCGTAAGCCAAGCGGAAGGGGTAGCCGTTCGTGTCGGTTTTTTTCAAGGGAGAAAGAGGGGGCGCGGCGTCTTCGGTGACGAGGACGGGATCTTCCGACGCTTGCAGTTTGTGCCAAAAGAAGCCGCTTTTGATCTTCGATTTGAAATTCGGATAAAGAGGCAAGACCTCTTCGAGAGCGCGAGTAAGCGCGTCGGGTCGGACGGGCTCGATCAAAGTCGCGGAGAAACGGAAGTTGCTCTGCGTGCGCTTCGTTTGCATCATCGGATAAGCGAGCGCGGATAAATCGAGCGGATAGAATACCTTTTTCATATTACTCCGTCGCGGCGGCGGTCACCGGAAGGGTTACGTTGATGATTTTCAAAAGAGGATTGTTTTTGAAGAGCGGCTCGGAAATTACGCCGTTCAAGAGGAAGGTGTCCGCGGTGTGCGCCCAGTTTCCCTCGCCGTCGTCGAAATGGGCGATGGCGAGCCCCGCGCCCCAGAACACGGCGAGCAGGACGGCGACCATCATAATAACGCCGAGCACGCGATCGATCTTGCTCGGACCCGAATTGTGATCCAAGAACCGATAGATCTTTTTGCGGATGACGTTTCGGAGGATCAAAAGCGCGATGCCGAGGATCAACCAAACGACGAACTCGTAGATATATTTAACGATGACAAAGGATAAAGATTTGCGGAGCGAATCGCTCGGAACGGCTGCTTTTTCCGCCAAAGGAGCGACGAAAGAACCGACGTAGGGAACTTTCTCCGAGACGATCTCTTTCAACGCCTTCTCGCCGACGTACAGCGCGCCGTCTTCCTTGTATTTAACGGGAGTATCAAGTAAATCGCCGAACTCTCCGCCTTTCGGCAGTGCGTTTCCGATCGGATTCATCAAAACGGTCGCGGGAGGAGTGAATTTTACCTCGTTTCCTTTCCCGGTTTTCAAAAACAAAGGACAGACCAGCGACGAAATAAACGCGGCGCCGACGGCGATCACGAGGATCATAAATAATCCGAAGAACAATTTTGCTCCGCCTTTGATCAATCCTATGACGGCAAACGCAACGGTTAAGCCGATTATAACAAAATCCATAATACCCATAAGGCTATTATATAATAATCAAAAGACAAAATGCAACATAATATTTCATTCCGCGCGCAGGGAAAAGAAGGGAAGCGGAAAGGCGGCGTCTTTGCCTTGCAAGGCAGGATTGATTCGCGAAAAAAAAGCCGAGATCGCTCTCGGCTTTCCTTTCTTTATGGTTTCGGTGAGATCAGTGTTGGCTTTTATACTCGTTTTTATACGAGGGGTTCGAGACTTTCGGGAATGTGATCGTCGTGGAACCTACGCTCGTTACGCTGTACGAAACGGGCATATTTACGTTGTAGCCCGCCGCTTCGGCTTCCGCTTTTTGTTCGGCGGTCATTTCGGGGTGCGCTTTGCATTTGATCTCGACGCCGCCGTCTTTAACGAACAAACCTTCTACGTCTATCACCATTTTCGTTTGATTGAAAATGATATAGACTTCGGGTCCTGTGTACTTATACTTTTTCCCGACGCTTTTGTAGTTCTTTCCGTTGAAAAGATTCGCTCTCGTGTCTTCGCTGACGCCGTTCGATCTTTGGGAACAGTAGGCTTTGAAGGTTTCTTCGTCCACCGCGCCGACCTTCCATTCGTTCGAGTTGACGTCTCTGGCGTAGACGAAATAGAAGCCTTCGTCCGCTTCGAGATAGCCTTCGTCGGTCTGCGTTACGCCGTTCGAGACGGTGGTTACGCTCCAAAAGATAGCGCTTTCGGTGACTTTGTAGACGCTCGTTACTTCGGCTGCGTTCGCGCCCATGGAATAGGAGACTTTGTTGATCTGCGTAAAGTTGGTCGGCATATTCGAGGAAGATTCTTCTTCGTCGCCTGCGGCGAGCGCGGAGAGCGCTTCGAGGGCTTCTCCGCTCAGTTTACCGCTGATGATCGAGAGATTTTCAAAGAAACAACCGCAGAAAAGCGCGAGGGAAAGGGTAAGGACGATTGCGATAAAAAGGATCGAAATAAGTTTCTTTTTCATTGTTTTTTCCCTCCGATTATTCTTTGTCCTGAGATGCGTCGCTTTCCGCGGGAGTCTCTTCTCCCGTCGCGTCTTCAACGGGGATCTCTTCCGCGGTTTCAAGAGCGGCTTCCGCGCTCTCGGCGGGTTCTTCGGTCACATTTTCCGCGTTCTCCGCGGGTTCTTCGGTCGCATTTTCCGAGGCGGGTTCTTCGGTCGTCGCCGAGTCTTCCGCGCCGCTTTCGACTTCCGCCGCTCCGGTGTTCTCGGAGACGTTCGTCAAGATATCCGCGATTTGCGCTTTCGTCAAACCTTTGCCGAAGCTCTTACGCAGGATGAGAAGGACGATTTCGGTAAGGGCCATCAAGGCGACGGCGATGAATTCGAAGAGGAGCGCGTACTCTTGCTCGGGACTGACGGAAAGAAAGGATCCGCCGTTATTCGCGGTCGAACCCAGCGCCATCATCGGAAGGACGGAGACGGAGAAAAGGAAGAGCGCGTACACGAGGTGCGTGCAGTGCGCGCCGCCGTTTTTCTTCGGGGAGCAGGAGAGAGAGATCCTTCGGAGCGTTTTCGCGAGATACTTGGTCGAGATCAAAGCGAAGAAGGTCGCGACTCCGATCATCGCGATGTCGATGATGACGTCAAGATTGATCTTATTCTTGTTCGAGAAGAAGAGGATGAGTTTCCCGATAAAGTTCGAGAACACGCCCGATTTCAAAAGATTCAGGAAGAAGAAGACGAACGCGCCGATCGAGAAAAGGGAGACGGCTTGAACGGCGTTCGCATAGCGGATCTCCTTTTTGTCCCAAGCGTGAAGCCTCGTGAACGCGATATTGACGAGAGTGCCGACGCCCGAAAGAATCACCATGATCCAAGTGAAATTCGTGGGAACGACGGAATCGCTGAGCCCCGCAGCGAGAATGACGGTCAACGGGTGAACGACGATCTTCGGCATCCTCTTCGAAAGTTTCGCCGCGCCGATCACGGGGTCTTTCAAGTTTGCGAGCGCGCCGATCAGGGTCACGAGGGCAAGGATGAAGAAGACGATCGGGAGAATCAAAGAAAGGAGCTCCGCCAAAAAGACTCCGATCACCGAGGGGATGCCCGAAGCGAGCATTTCGCCGACTTTTCCATCATCCATCGAAGAAGGATCGTCGGGAATCATCGGACCCGAGAGCGCCGAAAGTACGATCACGAGGTCTCTTAATTCCTCGCGGATCTCGCCGTCTTCATTGACGAAAATGTCTTTGACCTTTTTCCCGATCTCTTCCATTTTTGCGCTGTCATTGACGTTTTTCAATATTTCTCCCATAACGGTCCCGATTTTGAAGATGGGTTTTACGGAGGAAATCATATTCAAGACGGATATTTCGACGGAAGCGTTTTCGAGATCCAAGGAATCCATCAGCTTACGGATCGCCGCTTTCTGCTCTTCGGCGGATTCACCGGACGACTGACTTTCGATATACTCGAATAGGTTTTCAATGGAAGTTTTCGTCTTTTCCGTGACGACGATCTTCGTCAGCGGCATAAAGGCGAGGAAGGTGCAGACGAGGACGAGGATAAGGGACACGAGAATGTGGATCCTTGCCATCGGCTTGCGGGGTGCGTTCACACAAAGCATAGCTATCTCCTTTATTCTATATTGTTGATAGAATTTATTAAATTTCCTTAATAATATCAAAAAATCAAGAACGATGTCAATACACACTTGAAAAAATGAGAGATAAAAAAGGGAAAACGTAAAAAGAAGATTTCGATTTGAGAGTAAAAAACCTCACTCTTGCAAAGTTCGTATTTTCGGAAAAACGCAGGGCGAAAGGTATTGCTCGGTTTTCGCGCGGTCATACTTTTGATATGAGAAAAGAAACGGTTGTGATCTGTATCGGGAGCGACAAGGTGTCGGGCGATATGCTCGGACCTCTCGTCGGTAGCGCGCTTCGGGAGGACTACGATCTGCCCGTCCCCGTCTACGGCGCGGTCGGCGAAAGCGTAAACGGCGTTAATCTCGATTCCTACGTCAAAATGATCAAAAAGCGTCACGCGGGTTCCGCTTTGATCGCGGTGGACGCCGCGCTCGGGAAAGAATCGGACGTCGGGAAGATCCGCCTCAAAAGAGGGGGCGTAAAGGCGGGCGGCGCGCTGAATCGGAAATCGGATGCGGTCGGAGATCTCGGGATCGTCGGGATCGTCGCGAAAGAGAGCGATCCGAAGGACGTGGTCTCCGCGCTTCTCGCGGTTCCGTTCGAATTCGTTTCAGAGATCGCGGCGACGATCGCGCGAGCGATCAACGCGGTCCTCGGCGGCGTGTAATCGAAGAGCTCTCGCTTTCGTCTTCGCGGCGACGAAATTCCCCGCAGGAAGCGCGCTCGATCGCCGCTTTCCGAAAATTAAAAAACTTTTGTTGAATAATGGTTTCCGCTATGATATAATATACTATCGAAAAAAGTATCTTCTTTTTCGGAAAGAAGACCGTTTTGGAGGCATAAATGTTCAGAAGCAAGGCGTCAAGGACGGCAAGCGTCATTATAACGATCATCCTTTGCATCGTGCTCGTCGTGATTCTCGTGGAGCTGTTCGTCCAGCATCCCGAAGAGCTTTCGTACGACGAATTTTTCAAGAAACTCGGCGATGGAAAGGTCAAAAGCGTATACGTCGAAGGCAATTACAAAATGAACGTGCTGTACGTCGGCACGAAGTCGAAGTCCATTTCCAACAATCCGGACGCATTCGTCTACGTCCCGAATCGTTCCGACCCGATCGACAAGATCTATGAGTACGTGGATGAAGGAAGGGCGGCGGCGGTCCCCGCGATCGTCTATAACGATCCCTCGAAAAACAGCATTTGGATCTCCCTTTTGCCTTTCGTCATCGGGATCGTCCTCGTCGGCGTCTTGCTCTTTATTTTGAATCGACAGAATATGAGCGCGAATAACAAAGCGATGAGTTTCGGCGCGACCAAAGCGCGCGTTACGGGCAACGTAAAAGAGAGATTTTCGGACGTAGCCGGCGCGGAAGAGGAAAAGGAAGAGCTGAAAGAGATCGTGGAGTTTCTGCGCGCTCCCGCGAAATTCCAAGAAGTCGGCGCAAGGATTCCGAAAGGCGTTTTGCTCGTCGGTCCTCCGGGAACGGGTAAGACCTTGTTCGCGAAAGCGGTCGCGGGCGAAGCGGGCGTCCCGTTTTTCAGCATAAGCGGCAGTGATTTCGTCGAGATGTTCGTCGGCGTGGGCGCGTCTCGCGTGCGCGATCTTTTCATTCAAGCGAAAAAGAATATGCCGTGTATCGTCTTTATCGACGAGATCGATGCGGTCGGCAGACAGCGCGGCGCGGGTCTCGGCGGCGGCCATGACGAGAGAGAGCAGACTTTGAACCAACTCCTCGTCCAAATGGACGGCTTCGAGCCGAACGACGGCGTCATCGTCATGGCGGCGACCAACCGCGCGGATATTTTGGATCCCGCGCTTCTCCGTCCGGGCAGATTCGATCGTCAGATCTACGTCAACGCGCCCGACGTCAAAGGAAGAGAAGAAATTATGCGCGTCCATTCGCGCAATAAGCCCCTTTCGGGCGATATCGATTTCAAGACCGTCGCGAGGCTGACGATCGGCTTTACGGGCGCGGACATCGCGAACCTTTTGAACGAAGCCGCGATCCTCGCCGCGAGAGCGAACCGCCGCGTGATCTTGATGCAGGATATCCTCGAAGGGATCAACAAGGTCATTATGGGCCCGCAAAAGAAGAGCCGCGTCGTTACCGAGACGGATAAGCGCATTACCGCCTATCACGAAAGCGGTCACGCGATCGTCGCGAAGGTCCTCGAAAACTGCGACGAGGTTCAGGAAGTCTCGATCATCCCTCGCGGAATGGCGGCAGGCTACACGCTGACGCGCCCCGAAACGGACGACAATCACGTTACGAAGAATAAGCTCCTCGACGAGATTTGCATGATGCTCGGCGGCAGGGCGGCGGAAGAGATCGTCATAAAGGACATTTCGACCGGCGCGAGCAACGATATCCAGCGCGCGTCCTCGATCGCCCGTTCGATGGTCTCCGAATGGGGTATGAGCGACGTGATCGGGAATATGTACCTCGGAAGCGACCGCGAGGTCTTCATCGGAAAGACCTACGGGCAGCATAGCGACGTCAGCGAGACGATGTCCGGCGTCGTGGATGACGAGATCAAAAAGATCATCGACGAAGCCTATAAGCGCGCGCTCGGCATTTTGAGCCGCCACCGCGAAATTATGGAAAAGATGGTCACCCTTCTTTACGAAAAGGAAACGATCTTCAAGGACGAAGTGGACGCCTTGTTCGAGGGCGCGTCGGTCGAAGAGATCCTGAAAAAAGATAAGACCGAGAAGAAAGAACCGTCCGCATCTGCGGAAACCCTCGTTCCTCCCGTCGAGATCGTCCCCGAAAAAGCGGAAGAGGAGCCGATTGCGCTTCCCGCGGAAGAGGAAACCGTTCTTTCCGCCGATCCCGCGGACGAACCGACCGAGAAGAAAGACAAAGAATAACTTTGATTAAATCAACAAAAGAAAAGCGCGGAATGAATCCGCGCTTTTCTTATTCGTTATCAAATAAAAAGAATTCGGATTGTATTATGAGTTCTTGATTTTGCATATCGATCACGATCATAAACCCACATCTATAAACAAATCCGTAATCTTTACTTACCAAACATTTTAAGCGGTTGATGTCATCATTATATCCGCGACGATCCGTGGACTTTTTCATTTCAATACAGATTAAGTTAAACATACCGTAATGATTATCGAATCCACGCTTATGAACAATCAAATCGACAACAATATTTTTGCCATTTAATATTTTTGGGTCGCCCTCATTTCCGTTTGAGCCTCGGTTATATTCGACGTCAACAGATATATTGC comes from the Clostridia bacterium genome and includes:
- the ftsH gene encoding ATP-dependent zinc metalloprotease FtsH is translated as MFRSKASRTASVIITIILCIVLVVILVELFVQHPEELSYDEFFKKLGDGKVKSVYVEGNYKMNVLYVGTKSKSISNNPDAFVYVPNRSDPIDKIYEYVDEGRAAAVPAIVYNDPSKNSIWISLLPFVIGIVLVGVLLFILNRQNMSANNKAMSFGATKARVTGNVKERFSDVAGAEEEKEELKEIVEFLRAPAKFQEVGARIPKGVLLVGPPGTGKTLFAKAVAGEAGVPFFSISGSDFVEMFVGVGASRVRDLFIQAKKNMPCIVFIDEIDAVGRQRGAGLGGGHDEREQTLNQLLVQMDGFEPNDGVIVMAATNRADILDPALLRPGRFDRQIYVNAPDVKGREEIMRVHSRNKPLSGDIDFKTVARLTIGFTGADIANLLNEAAILAARANRRVILMQDILEGINKVIMGPQKKSRVVTETDKRITAYHESGHAIVAKVLENCDEVQEVSIIPRGMAAGYTLTRPETDDNHVTKNKLLDEICMMLGGRAAEEIVIKDISTGASNDIQRASSIARSMVSEWGMSDVIGNMYLGSDREVFIGKTYGQHSDVSETMSGVVDDEIKKIIDEAYKRALGILSRHREIMEKMVTLLYEKETIFKDEVDALFEGASVEEILKKDKTEKKEPSASAETLVPPVEIVPEKAEEEPIALPAEEETVLSADPADEPTEKKDKE
- the yyaC gene encoding spore protease YyaC, which encodes MRVKNLTLAKFVFSEKRRAKGIARFSRGHTFDMRKETVVICIGSDKVSGDMLGPLVGSALREDYDLPVPVYGAVGESVNGVNLDSYVKMIKKRHAGSALIAVDAALGKESDVGKIRLKRGGVKAGGALNRKSDAVGDLGIVGIVAKESDPKDVVSALLAVPFEFVSEIAATIARAINAVLGGV